The region ACGAAAAACGATTCAATGTTTGTAATGGCTAATTCTGATATGCCTTTCAACCCTCAGTATGTAACACCGGCTCAGTTGCCGGCTACTATTCAGGCACAGATTCCTTCTGCAGCGGTAGGGCAGACTTTCGGTCCGTACAAAGAGCAGGATTTCTATGTAGTTTCTAAACTGGTTGGTAAAAAGACTTCTGATTCCACTTTATCAAGACACATCCTTATCGCTTTCAAGGGAAGCCCTGCAGGTGAAGGAGTGACAAGATCTAAAGAACAGGCAAAAAAACTGGCAGACTCTATCGGTGCTATTGTAAAAGCAACACCGGCTAAGTTTACAGAATTCCTTAAACTTTCTAACGATCCGAATTCAGCAGCTCAGGGAGGTAGCTTAGGTTGGACAACTCCGGAAACTCCTTTCGTACCGGAATTCCTTACTTATCTTGCCAATAACCCTAAAGGTGCTACAGGTGTAGTAGAAACACAGTTCGGTTACCATATCATCAATATTGAAGATAAAAAATCAGGATCAATGGGGTATAAAGTTGCTAACCTTGTGAAAGCAATCAAACCTTCAGATGCTACTGAGGCCGAAACAGACAAAAAATCAAGAAAATTCATTCAGCAGGTTCAGGGGAAATCTTTCAACGATTTCGTGAACATTGCTAAAAAAGGCAATTATCAGTTCACCAATCCTAAAGCCGCTAAAAGATTTGAAGGTCAGCTTCAGGGCCTAGGTACTGAGAAAGATGCAGAGATTCTTACATGGGCTTTCGATAAGAAAAGATCTAAAGGAGATACTGAACTTTTCACAGTAGACGGAACAGGTGATAAAATTGTAGTATACCTAAACGGAAAACAGGAAGCAGGTCTTGCTGATCCAGAATCTGTAAGAGATCAGATTGAAGTGATCGTTAAAAATAAACTGGCAGCAAAACAAATTTCTGATAAAATTGCAGGCGCAAAAGCTTCAAACCTGGATCAGATTGCTAAATTGTTTGCAACATCAAAACAGTCAGCTCAGGTTAATCTGTTGAATCCTTCAGTAGCAGGATCAATGGAACCTAAAGTGGCCGGAGCAGCATTCGGTGTAGCAAAAGGAAAACTTTCCAAT is a window of Chryseobacterium arthrosphaerae DNA encoding:
- a CDS encoding peptidylprolyl isomerase, coding for MAILGQIRSKPWLLMGVIALALLAFLVNPDSIDKVFGKNPDVLGKVNGEKITREEFNDQLFVLQQQAEQQGRPKNGLEEQAWQLLVQSKLIKQQFEKLGFEMTDDYFWNQIQYDQMFAQNQQFFDEKGNFKTQELKKEIETLQNTNPQGYAQWLKTRKTIEYRLMARQVFTNLSAGITTGKKEAEELMKQRDQLADIDFVKVDYAAYLQKTKINVTTQDLADYIKNHPVMFKAEPSRNIGIVFFPSKPSAADDAAALKEITKLYSGGTDASGGTENFQNTKNDSMFVMANSDMPFNPQYVTPAQLPATIQAQIPSAAVGQTFGPYKEQDFYVVSKLVGKKTSDSTLSRHILIAFKGSPAGEGVTRSKEQAKKLADSIGAIVKATPAKFTEFLKLSNDPNSAAQGGSLGWTTPETPFVPEFLTYLANNPKGATGVVETQFGYHIINIEDKKSGSMGYKVANLVKAIKPSDATEAETDKKSRKFIQQVQGKSFNDFVNIAKKGNYQFTNPKAAKRFEGQLQGLGTEKDAEILTWAFDKKRSKGDTELFTVDGTGDKIVVYLNGKQEAGLADPESVRDQIEVIVKNKLAAKQISDKIAGAKASNLDQIAKLFATSKQSAQVNLLNPSVAGSMEPKVAGAAFGVAKGKLSNPVEGGTGVYVLIKKSETVNKQPGDLKQFTESITQRNAGMFGQAWMKSLQDNADIDDYRIEIWNKIGNQQQ